Part of the Paramisgurnus dabryanus chromosome 21, PD_genome_1.1, whole genome shotgun sequence genome, acagatgtgtgtgaactgtgtataataaatttgtatagataaatgctcacacatgcatgtatatatttaagaaatgtttacatgtgtatatacatttgtatatttatgtataatttatattatatataaatataaatacttaatatataaatatatatttttcttaaaattacacATGCATGTGCATATTTATTTTCTGCATAATTactatacacagttcacacacatatttgatgtaaacaaaaacttttattctgctatagattaatcgcgattaattgttataCATCCCTATTTCCAATATAAGgaaaaaaattttatttgagCAAATACTGGTGCTGGTTACAAAATATGTTATAATTAAATCAAAAGGGAAATATCACACACTAAAAATTTCCTCTCTCCTTCTCTAGGCAATGGTGGGGCGCTGGTGTTGTGTTCTGTATCCGTGGCCTGCCTGAGCGGGTTGATGATGGGATACGAGATGAGTCTGATATCGGGAACTTTGCTTCAACTCAGGGAAGTTTTGAGTCTCTCCTGCCCCCAGCAGGAGCAGATCGTCGGTTCTCTGCTGCTTGGTGCCTTCCTCCTGTCTTTGGGTGGCGGCATCATACTGGACCGCTACGGACGTCGCTTCTCAATCATCTTCACGgcgctgctgtgtgtgtttggcacctttttgagtgtgtgtgtggtaTCTTTCTGGGCATTAGTGACTGGGCGAATGTTGGTAGGCATGGCAGTGGCGCTGTCAGGCACCGCGTCATGCCTGTACGCGGCAGAAGTAGCGCCTGCTGCCTGGCGTGGAaggtgcgtgtgtgtgtatgagctGATGGTTGTTTTAGGGATGCTGTTGGGTTTTGGAATGAGCTGGGCGTTTGCGGCGGTTCCAGACGGATGGAGATTTACCTTCAGTGGCGTTCTTCTTCCTGCTCTGCTCCAAGCCGCCATCATGCCTCTGTTGCCGAGGAGTCCGCGATTTCTGCTCGCTCAACGGCGTGAAAAAGACGCTCACGCAACTCTTCTCCGCCTTCGGGCAGGCATCAAAGGAATGGACGCGGTGGATGAGGAGCTTCGTGCCATTCGAGTGGCCCTGGGGGAAGAACGGTTGCATGGCTTTCTGGACCTCTTCCGTTCCCGTGACAACATGTTGCACAGACTCCTTATCGGTGCTGCTCTGGTGTTCTTGCAGCAGGGTACCGGACAGCCCAACATTTTGGCGTACGCGTCGACTGTTCTCAGCAGTGTGGGTTTCCATGGTAACGAGGCAGCGACTCTCGCTTCCACAGGGTTTGGTGTTGTTAAGGTGGGAGGGACCATTCCTGCAGTGTTTCTGGTGGATAAAGTGGGACCCAAAGCCCTCTTGTGCGTCGGAGCCGTTATCATGACGTTGTCGACGGCAACGCTAGGGGCCGTAACCATGCAGAGCCAAACTCAGGTTTCCAGCTTATGCAAAGGCCCTGCTAATAATGCAAATCTGACTGTTTTAAGAATGGGAGACGAGACTGATATACAGCATGGCTCATACTATCAAACCAATCATAAAACCAATTCTGCATTCATTAGAGTTAATGACACTAAAAACAATTGGATTTTAAACTACACTTATGATCATAGGACAGCATTTCTTAAGACTGCAGAAGCAGGTGGGACTTTGGAGGAGGACAGATTGAAAAATGCTCTTCAGTCTGTTTCTGTAAATGAGGTATCGCCTTCTCTCAAATGGATCTCTCTGGTCAGCCTGCTGGTTTATGTAGCTGGATTCTCCATCAGCTTGGGACCAAGTAAGATTTACATAACATGACACTTTTGACAATGAGTATAAAACACAGAACATTATTATAATAGTGTGTTAAGAGAAAGTAATTtgagaaaatgtttaaaatccTAGATAGATAGTAGAATAGTTTTTGGTTTTTTTGGAAATTAGGTTGTTAGGAATGTTTTTCCAGGACCAACAGTTGATCTGTGACCGTAccctggatggatggatggatggacggacacagagatagatagatagatagatagatagatagatagatagatagatagatagatagatagatagatagatgcagATTCCTTCAATAGTTAATATTGGCTTGTATAAGAGTTTCTGCTGTAGTTCACATAACCGATTTGGTCAAATACTCTCTGTTTGGTAATATAAACAGAGAGTATTTGACAAAATCGTTTGTTAATACACAGCGTGTGTGTGTAATAAGCAAATAAAAAGTGATGTAACCCTTTGACATTGTTCAAAGATATTGACATAACAAGTCTTCTCTGTGTGTTCTTAAGTGATTTAAAGTGGGCAGCACAAAACAGCACACCCTGTTGAACCAGATTAAACAAACTGACCTTTCAGGCCATAAGCTCATAGTATATAATGTGTATAATGAAAtgcaaatatatttcaaaacttGCTAGTTTGTgcagttttacattttaaaccaaACAAAAAGCCTTTCCGGGGCATGACGTGTCAATCAAGAGTTTAATAAAAATTGTCTCTTTAACCATATCTGTTTTTCTCTCTAGTGGTGCATGTGGTTTTAAGTGCGATCTTCCCGACTGGCATCCGTGGAAAGGCTGTGTCCGT contains:
- the slc2a12 gene encoding solute carrier family 2, facilitated glucose transporter member 12; translated protein: MDMDPSEESIRMTSDPKSKAAVQGPNPNIHLEKTPSAHSGNGGALVLCSVSVACLSGLMMGYEMSLISGTLLQLREVLSLSCPQQEQIVGSLLLGAFLLSLGGGIILDRYGRRFSIIFTALLCVFGTFLSVCVVSFWALVTGRMLVGMAVALSGTASCLYAAEVAPAAWRGRCVCVYELMVVLGMLLGFGMSWAFAAVPDGWRFTFSGVLLPALLQAAIMPLLPRSPRFLLAQRREKDAHATLLRLRAGIKGMDAVDEELRAIRVALGEERLHGFLDLFRSRDNMLHRLLIGAALVFLQQGTGQPNILAYASTVLSSVGFHGNEAATLASTGFGVVKVGGTIPAVFLVDKVGPKALLCVGAVIMTLSTATLGAVTMQSQTQVSSLCKGPANNANLTVLRMGDETDIQHGSYYQTNHKTNSAFIRVNDTKNNWILNYTYDHRTAFLKTAEAGGTLEEDRLKNALQSVSVNEVSPSLKWISLVSLLVYVAGFSISLGPMVHVVLSAIFPTGIRGKAVSVISAFNWATNLLISMTFLTLTERIGLPSVIFSYSAMSFVLVVFVIAFVPETKGRSLEQISKELAIKNPMSSTLLCHRGQPEPRKDEKALANI